The following proteins are encoded in a genomic region of Bubalus kerabau isolate K-KA32 ecotype Philippines breed swamp buffalo chromosome 13, PCC_UOA_SB_1v2, whole genome shotgun sequence:
- the LOC129625240 gene encoding autophagy-related protein 13-like, with the protein MGHPGSVAVPDTPLLDGTATLSSSEDAETVSKSSEGRACPHDVLEIIFVRKVGAFVNKPINQATLTSLDIPFAMFAPKNLELEDADPMGNPPDSPETTSPLQGGLHSDGSSGGSSGHTQDDFVMIDFKPAFSKDDILPMDLGTFYREFQNQPQLSSLSLDIGAQSVAEDLIWKPLGRHLTLWPPALLLWPFLLRRPGEFFPLLPHAHSSHLAVSHRTRWLNRYLPAIALEICIALRGHYLDFACVYFLLFSAFSSQQFSHSPVVCLMSSTC; encoded by the coding sequence TGGATGGCACCGCCACGCTGTCCAGCAGTGAGGACGCTGAAACTGTATCAAAGAGCAGCGAGGGACGGGCCTGCCCCCACGATGTCTTGGAGATCATCTTTGTCCGGAAGGTGGGGGCTTTTGTCAACAAGCCCATCAACCAGGCTACCCTGACCAGTTTGGACATACCCTTTGCCATGTTTGCTCCCAAGAACCTGGAGCTGGAGGATGCGGATCCCATGGGGAATCCGCCAGATTCCCCAGAGACTACATCTCCTCTCCAGGGCGGCTTGCACTCTGATGGCTCCAGCGGGGGCAGCAGCGGCCATACCCAGGACGACTTCGTCATGATCgactttaaaccagctttttctaAAGATGACATCCTTCCGATGGACTTGGGGACCTTCTATCGTGAATTTCAGAACCAGCCTCAGCTGAGCAGCCTCTCCCTCGACATCGGGGCCCAGTCCGTGGCCGAGGACCTGATATGGAAGCCCCTTGGCCGCCACCTCACCCTCTGGCCTCCTGCCCTCCTTCTGTGGCCATTCCTGCTCCGTAGGCCTGGAGAGTTCTTCCCGCTGCTCCCCCACGCCCACTCCTCCCATCTTGCGGTCAGTcacaggacaagatggttgaacCGTTACCTTCCTGCGATCGCACTCGAGATTTGCATTGCGCTCCGCGGTCACTATCTTGACTTTGCTTGCgtttatttcctccttttctctgcaTTCTCATCCCAGCAGTTCTCACACTCTCCTGTTGTTTGCCTGATGTCCTCTACTTGCTGA